Genomic DNA from Dehalogenimonas lykanthroporepellens BL-DC-9:
GGCGAACTGGGTTATCGGGCTCTGGCAATAACCGACCATGACAATCTGTGTGGTGCCATGCGTTTTTCCCACCTGTCGCGGTCGATGAACCTGTCCGGCATCATCGGCGCCGAGGTCACTGTTGAAGGCGGCTATCACCTGACACTGCTGGCGGAAAATCAGGAAGGGTACCGTAATCTCTGCCGTTTGATAACCCTCGGCCATGAAACCGGGGAACGCAATTCCCCGCAGATTCCGTCAGCACGTCTGGCGGCGCACGCCGCCGGCCTGATAGCCCTGTCCGGTTGTCCGCGGGGAGAGCTGTCGCTACTGGCGACAGCCGGTTGTGATGAGCGGGCCCGGCAACTGGTGCGGCAGTATCAGGAATGGTTCGGCAGTGACAATTATTTCATCGAACTCCAGAACAACCTGGTTTTCGGCGATGCTGAGCGCAATCGGCGGCTGGTACGCCTGGCCGGGGAAACAGGAGCTCCGGTGGTAGCCACCGGTAACGCGCACTATCATCTCCGGGAGCGGCACCGGTTGCAGGACTGCCTGGTCGCTGTCAGGTCATGTAAAAGCCTGGAGGCCTGTCATCATGAGCGGCGGCCGAACTCCGAGTTTCATCTGCGTCCGTTAGCGGAAATCGAAGCTCGCTTTGCCGGTTGCCCCGAGGCGGTGGCTAATACCGTCCGCATCGCCCGGCGTTGTGAATTCAATTTGACAGCCCAGTCCGGTTATGACCTGCCGGATTATCCGGCGCCGGCGGGGTTCACTCCGGAAAGCTATCTGGAAAAACTCTGTCTGGAAGCCGCGGTGCGTCGCTACGGCAGTATAACGGCGGCAGTCAGGGAACGGCTGGACCAGGAGTTTCGGCTGGTGGCCCGTCATCGTCTGGCTGGTTTTCTTCTGCTTTACCATGATGTCATCCGGCTGGGGCGGGAAATCATGGTAGAGCAGGGGCTGACCACGGCGGATGTACCGTTGGAGGAGAATCCGCCGGGGCGGGGCCGCGGTTCATCGGTGTCACTGCTCATCGGTTATCTGATAGGGCTGTCTCATATAGACCCGCTCAAGTACGGGTTATCGCTGGAGCGTTTTCTGCCGGAAGACGCTTTGGGCTGTGTTCCGGATATCGACCTGGACTTTCCCCGCAGTATCCGGGAGGAGCTTATTCTGCGAACCCATCGCAAATGGGGCTGGAAGTATGCCGCCCTGACCGGTACCATCGCCACTTACCAGATAAAAGGCGCGGTGCGGGATTTGGGCAAAGTTCTGAGTCTGCCGCCGGAAGAGGTAGACCAGCTGGCTCGCTATGTGGAATGGGGCAGTGCCGCTAAACTTAAGGAAAAGATGAGCCGGGCGTCGCGTTTTCGGGACAGAGTCGACGCTCCCGGGTGGCGGGATTTGATAGCGCTGGCCGCTGAACTGGACGGTTTCCCCAAGTATCTGGGCCAGCATCCCGGCGGCATGATTATCTCTTCGGTCCCTCTGACTGATATCGTCCCGGTACAGCGGGGCGCCATGGCCGGGCGTTACGTCTGCCAGTGGGACAAGGACAGCATTGATGACGCCGGATGTGTCAAGATAGATTTTCTGGCTCTCGGAGCTCTGTCTCAGATGCAGGAAGCGGTGGAACTTATCAGACGGCGTACCGGCCGTTTCATCGATATGTCCCGGATCGATTTCGCTGACCCCGCCGTCTATGACATGCTGTGCCGGGGCGACA
This window encodes:
- a CDS encoding DNA polymerase III, alpha subunit (SMART: phosphoesterase PHP domain protein~TIGRFAM: DNA polymerase III, alpha subunit~KEGG: sti:Sthe_0227 DNA polymerase III, alpha subunit~PFAM: DNA polymerase III alpha subunit; PHP domain protein; nucleic acid binding OB-fold tRNA/helicase-type), with the translated sequence MSYAELHCHSYYSFHDGASSLEELITRSGELGYRALAITDHDNLCGAMRFSHLSRSMNLSGIIGAEVTVEGGYHLTLLAENQEGYRNLCRLITLGHETGERNSPQIPSARLAAHAAGLIALSGCPRGELSLLATAGCDERARQLVRQYQEWFGSDNYFIELQNNLVFGDAERNRRLVRLAGETGAPVVATGNAHYHLRERHRLQDCLVAVRSCKSLEACHHERRPNSEFHLRPLAEIEARFAGCPEAVANTVRIARRCEFNLTAQSGYDLPDYPAPAGFTPESYLEKLCLEAAVRRYGSITAAVRERLDQEFRLVARHRLAGFLLLYHDVIRLGREIMVEQGLTTADVPLEENPPGRGRGSSVSLLIGYLIGLSHIDPLKYGLSLERFLPEDALGCVPDIDLDFPRSIREELILRTHRKWGWKYAALTGTIATYQIKGAVRDLGKVLSLPPEEVDQLARYVEWGSAAKLKEKMSRASRFRDRVDAPGWRDLIALAAELDGFPKYLGQHPGGMIISSVPLTDIVPVQRGAMAGRYVCQWDKDSIDDAGCVKIDFLALGALSQMQEAVELIRRRTGRFIDMSRIDFADPAVYDMLCRGDTIGIFQVESAAQMQTITRLKPRNLLDMAHEVGAVRPGVGVNGGVQEYLARRAGRKPVVYNHSLERRALERTLGIVLFQDQVNQLAIDVAGLSPSVADQLRRAFSRRHNQEMLSRYHRMFMSGAAERGVGVSAAEAVWRKFNGQYMFPESHAFAFGVTAYQASWLKLYYPLEFYVAIFNQQPMGFYNLETLKEDAGRHGIGVKGPDINLSAAGCTIDEGAIRLGFRQVTGLGQSAAEAIVSARTRGGDYRDVGDFLERSGVLQETALALAGAGAFDSLESNRRQVKWEIGLRYRPVNSQLFLPLPVRQDMVELENPGHWEKMQEEYRILGLFPAGHIMAGLRPRFGGSVSTSREITAMKDGAEVTTAGLVIRRQRPHRKVVFITLEDEFGHIPLMVFPGVYHRHESRFKAPFLIVSGRLSRREGACNLVVEQVRSFTALEKPPASRDWG